In a genomic window of Tissierella sp. Yu-01:
- a CDS encoding Fe-S-containing hydro-lyase — MEYKLKTPFTREDLKDLKPGDNVYITGYMYTARDAAHKRLVELIEQGKELPIDIKGTCIYYVGPTPAKEGQALGSAGPTTSYRMDAYSPQLLDLGLMGMVGKGKRGPEVVEKIVEHGAVYMAAIGGAAALISKAIKTAEIVAYEDLGAEAIRKIYVEDFPATVIIDSKGNNLYEIGREEYLKCTQQK, encoded by the coding sequence AAAACCAGGTGACAATGTTTATATTACAGGATATATGTATACTGCTAGAGATGCAGCACATAAAAGACTGGTTGAATTAATCGAACAAGGAAAAGAATTACCAATAGATATTAAGGGAACTTGCATATATTATGTAGGTCCAACTCCTGCCAAGGAAGGACAGGCGCTAGGCTCTGCAGGTCCTACAACTAGTTACCGAATGGATGCTTATAGTCCACAGCTATTAGATTTAGGTTTAATGGGTATGGTAGGAAAAGGTAAGAGAGGACCAGAAGTAGTAGAAAAAATTGTTGAACATGGAGCTGTTTATATGGCAGCAATAGGCGGTGCAGCAGCTTTAATATCCAAAGCAATTAAAACTGCTGAAATAGTAGCTTATGAAGATTTAGGAGCAGAAGCTATTAGAAAAATATATGTGGAAGATTTTCCTGCAACAGTTATCATAGATTCTAAGGGAAACAATCTATATGAAATAGGTAGAGAGGAGTATCTTAAATGCACGCAACAAAAATAA
- the citD gene encoding citrate lyase acyl carrier protein translates to MHATKIIKMAKAGSVESNDILIMMSPGEGSIDMEVESVVFNQYGDDIKKIILDTLNEEGVTDAKVIVKDKGALDFTIKARVKACVRRGSEQDEL, encoded by the coding sequence ATGCACGCAACAAAAATAATAAAGATGGCTAAGGCTGGTTCAGTAGAATCTAACGACATATTAATTATGATGTCGCCTGGCGAAGGCAGTATAGATATGGAAGTTGAAAGTGTTGTTTTTAACCAATATGGTGATGATATAAAGAAAATAATACTTGATACATTAAATGAAGAAGGAGTAACTGATGCTAAAGTAATTGTAAAAGATAAAGGAGCTTTAGATTTTACAATTAAAGCAAGAGTTAAAGCCTGTGTAAGAAGAGGGAGTGAACAAGATGAGCTATAA
- a CDS encoding CoA ester lyase, protein MSYKTLLFMPGNNPGMLQSSDILGADGIIIDLEDAVAITEKDAARILVCEYLNTFDTTQSDIFVRVNPLDTPFFYDDLDAIKTLNITGVVLPKASVESMEALDKYLTENNLDFKVIGLVETALGLEMAMDILSRSKKVIGVLLGAEDLTLDLGAKRTKESEEIAYARSRIIAVSKALQIEAIDTPWTDTDDYEGLKIDTLNAKDLGMTGKALISPRHVDIVNSIFAPSEQEVNHALRVVEGVKAANEKGLGAFSLDGKMVDAPIIKRALNLLKMSGDYKEEYDGLLK, encoded by the coding sequence ATGAGCTATAAGACTTTACTTTTTATGCCAGGAAATAATCCAGGTATGCTTCAAAGTTCTGATATATTAGGAGCAGACGGAATTATTATAGATTTAGAAGATGCTGTAGCTATAACAGAAAAAGACGCGGCTAGAATATTAGTTTGTGAGTATTTAAATACTTTTGATACTACTCAATCAGATATTTTTGTGCGTGTAAATCCACTTGACACTCCATTCTTTTACGATGACCTAGATGCAATTAAAACTTTAAATATTACAGGTGTAGTATTACCTAAGGCAAGCGTTGAATCAATGGAAGCATTGGATAAATATCTTACAGAAAACAACCTTGACTTTAAGGTAATCGGTTTAGTAGAAACAGCTTTAGGTCTAGAAATGGCTATGGATATACTAAGTAGATCTAAAAAGGTAATAGGAGTTTTACTTGGAGCAGAGGACTTAACTTTAGATCTTGGAGCTAAGAGAACAAAGGAATCTGAAGAAATTGCATATGCAAGATCAAGAATTATTGCAGTTTCAAAGGCATTGCAAATTGAAGCTATAGATACTCCATGGACTGATACAGATGATTATGAAGGATTAAAAATAGATACTTTGAATGCTAAAGACTTAGGTATGACAGGTAAGGCTTTAATAAGCCCTAGACACGTTGACATAGTTAATAGCATATTTGCACCTTCAGAGCAAGAGGTTAATCATGCATTAAGAGTTGTAGAAGGAGTTAAGGCTGCAAATGAAAAGGGATTGGGAGCTTTTTCACTTGATGGTAAAATGGTTGATGCCCCAATAATTAAAAGAGCCCTTAATTTATTGAAAATGAGTGGAGATTATAAGGAGGAATATGATGGATTACTTAAATAA
- the citF gene encoding citrate lyase subunit alpha, with the protein MDYLNNIDLDSIKIIDKSEYPTKKAKEDKVTNDIDNLFKELNIHDGAVISFHHHLRNGDYVTNLIMKQVQKLGIKNVTLVASSLFPTNKELIPLLKDGTIKNIVTSYISGELGEAISHGELQGYIVMQSHGGRGRSILNGEIEIDVAFIASPSSDNKGNISGVNGTNSCGTLGYAIADSMMAKKVVAVTDSLVEYPNSPADITEDYVDHILVVDSIGLKSGIVSGTTMITKDPIGLKIAKDTLKVMAASGLLKDGFSFQSGAGGISLAATSFLRDYMIENNLKGSFASGGITGYLTDMLEEGLFDSLFDVQCFDLKAIESLKRNSNHLRMSASQYGNPEVSTVVDNLDIVILGATEIDTNFNVNVMTGSHGMLMGGSGGHQDTAAGSKLSIIVSKLFSSRIPLIKDKVDVITTPGSTVDVLVTERGICVNPLRQDLIELFKAAKLNVVDINELKDYSEKIMGVAKPIEKTDRVIGLSEYRDGRIIDYIYEVK; encoded by the coding sequence ATGGATTACTTAAATAACATTGATTTAGACTCTATCAAAATCATAGATAAGTCCGAATATCCCACAAAGAAAGCTAAAGAAGATAAGGTAACAAATGATATAGACAATCTTTTTAAGGAATTAAACATTCATGATGGTGCTGTTATTTCTTTCCACCACCATTTAAGAAATGGAGATTATGTAACAAACCTAATCATGAAACAAGTGCAAAAACTAGGAATTAAGAATGTAACACTTGTTGCAAGTTCTTTATTCCCAACTAACAAAGAGCTTATTCCATTATTAAAGGATGGTACTATTAAAAATATAGTTACTTCATATATCTCGGGTGAGTTGGGAGAGGCAATAAGCCACGGTGAATTACAAGGATATATTGTAATGCAATCCCATGGTGGTAGAGGAAGATCAATACTAAATGGAGAAATTGAAATAGATGTTGCATTTATTGCATCTCCAAGTAGTGACAATAAAGGAAATATATCTGGGGTAAATGGAACAAACTCATGTGGTACATTAGGATATGCAATTGCAGATAGTATGATGGCAAAAAAAGTAGTAGCTGTAACAGATTCATTAGTTGAATATCCTAACAGCCCAGCTGACATTACAGAAGATTATGTTGACCATATTTTAGTAGTTGATTCTATAGGATTAAAATCAGGTATAGTATCTGGAACTACAATGATTACTAAAGATCCAATAGGCCTTAAAATAGCTAAAGATACCTTAAAGGTTATGGCTGCTTCAGGTCTTTTAAAGGATGGCTTTAGCTTCCAAAGTGGTGCTGGAGGAATATCATTAGCTGCAACATCATTCCTTAGAGATTATATGATTGAAAACAATTTAAAGGGAAGTTTTGCATCTGGCGGTATTACTGGTTATCTTACAGATATGCTAGAAGAAGGATTATTTGATTCTTTATTTGATGTTCAATGCTTTGATTTAAAGGCTATTGAATCCTTAAAGAGAAATTCAAATCATCTTAGAATGAGTGCGTCACAATATGGTAATCCAGAGGTTTCTACAGTAGTAGATAACCTAGATATCGTAATTCTTGGAGCTACTGAAATAGATACTAACTTTAACGTAAATGTAATGACAGGTTCTCATGGAATGTTAATGGGTGGTTCAGGTGGTCACCAAGATACTGCTGCGGGTAGTAAGTTATCTATAATTGTATCTAAATTATTCTCTTCTAGAATACCTTTAATAAAGGATAAGGTTGACGTTATAACAACACCAGGAAGTACTGTAGACGTTTTGGTTACTGAAAGAGGTATATGTGTTAACCCATTAAGACAAGATTTAATAGAGCTATTTAAAGCTGCTAAATTGAATGTTGTGGATATTAATGAGTTAAAGGATTATTCCGAAAAGATTATGGGAGTAGCAAAACCTATTGAAAAAACTGACAGAGTTATTGGACTATCTGAATATAGGGATGGTAGAATAATAGATTATATATATGAAGTGAAATAA
- a CDS encoding [citrate (pro-3S)-lyase] ligase — MFFSDELNINNPIEVEEIKKFLNIFNVEYDYPDKTYVIRDNGEIIATGSASGNILKYFFAKCTYSGQGAIGIIYNSLLEHIIEKGYNSYFIFTTPNNKAIFESLGLNEVYSTNSVMLLEGGFYNYNKWISNVKDTLGYKKGKRGAIIANCNPMTLGHKYLMNTALEEVDELIIFIVEEDLSIVPFEDRYNIVSNEFKDNGNVKVIKGGPYIISRGTFPTYFIKQKDKMLDIYTELDAKIFAYKIANDLEIDIRFLGSEPKDEVTLAYNKSLKAILEEEDIEIKIIPRIEEGNMPISASYVRHLIKENRMEEAYEILPKSTIEFLNSENGFAVINKIKNSN; from the coding sequence ATGTTTTTTAGTGATGAATTAAATATAAATAATCCCATAGAAGTAGAAGAAATTAAGAAATTCTTAAATATTTTCAATGTTGAATATGACTATCCTGATAAAACCTATGTGATTAGAGATAATGGAGAGATAATTGCCACAGGATCTGCATCAGGGAATATATTAAAGTACTTTTTTGCAAAATGTACTTATAGTGGGCAGGGGGCTATAGGCATTATCTATAATTCTCTTTTAGAGCATATAATTGAAAAAGGATATAATTCTTATTTTATATTCACAACACCTAACAATAAAGCGATTTTCGAATCTCTAGGACTTAATGAAGTTTATTCTACCAATAGTGTAATGCTGCTTGAAGGTGGATTTTATAATTATAATAAATGGATCTCAAATGTTAAAGATACCTTGGGATATAAAAAAGGTAAGCGTGGTGCTATTATAGCAAATTGTAATCCTATGACCTTAGGTCACAAATATTTAATGAATACAGCTTTAGAAGAGGTAGATGAGTTGATTATCTTTATTGTAGAAGAAGATTTATCAATAGTTCCATTTGAAGATAGATATAATATCGTATCCAATGAATTCAAAGACAATGGTAATGTAAAAGTGATAAAGGGAGGACCTTATATAATTTCAAGAGGGACTTTCCCAACATATTTTATAAAACAAAAGGATAAGATGCTGGATATATATACTGAATTAGATGCTAAAATATTTGCATATAAAATAGCCAATGATTTAGAGATTGATATTAGATTTTTAGGTTCAGAACCTAAGGATGAAGTCACTCTAGCATATAATAAATCCTTAAAGGCAATACTTGAGGAAGAAGACATTGAGATAAAGATAATTCCTAGAATAGAAGAGGGAAATATGCCAATTAGTGCATCCTATGTTAGACATTTAATTAAAGAAAATAGGATGGAAGAAGCGTATGAAATATTACCTAAGAGTACTATAGAATTCTTGAATTCGGAGAATGGATTTGCTGTGATTAACAAGATTAAGAACTCTAATTAG
- a CDS encoding EcsC family protein yields MNYEDRARFELNVWKDEMRKKPNILEKVSKDVQYKINGILPDKYHDILTSTIKNFTKIVLFGSKYITKSPLYSLTLEEREQMLEEKSNYYKTAATIEGAATGAGGIMLGLADLPILLSIKIKFLYDIASIYGYDVNDYFERLYVLHIFELAFSSKKHTNKVFLRLENWDDYVKTLPRDINAFDWRAFQQEYRDYLDIAKLLQLVPGIGTFVGSYVNNKLLKKLSMTAKNAYRMRYFKSTI; encoded by the coding sequence AGAGCAAGATTTGAATTAAATGTATGGAAAGATGAAATGAGAAAGAAACCAAATATATTAGAAAAAGTTTCTAAAGATGTGCAATATAAAATTAATGGCATTCTTCCTGATAAATATCATGATATTTTAACTTCAACAATTAAAAATTTCACAAAAATTGTATTATTTGGTTCAAAATATATAACAAAATCTCCATTATATAGTTTAACTCTCGAAGAGCGAGAACAAATGTTGGAGGAAAAATCCAATTATTACAAAACGGCTGCCACTATTGAAGGTGCAGCAACTGGGGCAGGTGGTATTATGTTAGGACTTGCTGACTTACCAATATTGTTGAGTATAAAAATCAAATTTCTATACGATATTGCCAGCATTTATGGATATGATGTAAATGATTACTTTGAGCGTCTTTATGTACTTCATATTTTTGAGCTTGCATTTTCAAGTAAAAAACATACAAATAAAGTCTTCTTAAGATTAGAGAATTGGGATGACTATGTAAAAACTCTACCTAGAGATATAAATGCATTTGATTGGAGAGCTTTTCAACAAGAATATAGGGATTATTTAGATATAGCGAAACTTTTACAATTAGTACCAGGTATTGGCACTTTTGTAGGCTCATATGTAAATAACAAATTATTAAAGAAATTAAGTATGACCGCTAAAAATGCATATAGGATGAGATATTTTAAGTCTACAATTTAA